A window of the Acidithiobacillus thiooxidans ATCC 19377 genome harbors these coding sequences:
- the carB gene encoding carbamoyl-phosphate synthase large subunit — MPKHQDIHSVLLIGAGPIVIGQACEFDYSGVQACKALREEGCRVILVNSNPATIMTDAQTADATYIEPVEWQTVARIIEMERPDAILPTMGGQTALNCALDLHREGILEKFGVRLIGASVEAIREAEDRGLFKKAMQEIGLEVARSAFGHDMDGARQIAEDIGFPVIIRPSFTLGGTGGGIAYNREEFEDIASRGLEASPTHEILIEESIIGWKEFEMEVVRDQADNCIIVCSIENMDPMGIHTGDSITVAPAQTLTDREYQRMRDASIAVLRRIGVDTGGSNVQFAVNPVDGRLIIIEMNPRVSRSSALASKATGFPIAKIAAKLALGYTLDELRNDITQATPASFEPTIDYVVTKIPRFAFEKFPEADAHLTTQMKSVGEVMAIGRSFQESLQKALRGLETGVDGLDEKLPGNDPETLQKLEQELRIAGPDRLWYLADAIRRGWDQDKIQQITHIDPWFLEQIIELVQQEEKLRGMPLASLDAPHLRALKAMGFSDRRLARLLGCRESQMREQRHKLGIRPVYKRVDTCAAEFHSPTPYLYSTYEMECEAEPGSKPKIMILGGGPNRIGQGIEFDYCCVHASMALHADGFETIMVNCNPETVSTDYDTSDRLYFEPLTLEDVLEIVAVEKPQGVIVQFGGQTPLKLANDLEAAGVPIIGTTPDSIDLAEDRERFQQLLQRLGLRQPENAIARSAPEALSKARELGYPLVVRPSYVLGGRAMRIVYAEADLQRYMEEAVRISNDQPILLDRFLNDALEVDIDAVADQDGQVIVAGIMEHIEQAGVHSGDSACCLPPYSLPENIQIELRRQTVELALALGVVGLMNCQFAVQEDRIYVLEVNPRASRTVPFVSKATGWQLAKIASRCMTGQSLKTQGIPEIPNPPHFSVKEAVFPFIKFPGVDILLGPEMKSTGEVMGIGASFGEAFLKAQMGAGEHFPSSGTVFISVRDADKVKLTPAARTLAHLGFQLIATKGTAEHLRQQGLEVSTVNKVTEGRPHIVDAIKNGKVQIIINTVDERQSVRDSFSIRRAALQMGLTYYTTLAGAIAGAEAIRALMREERSVLRLQDLQQN; from the coding sequence CGCGTCATTCTGGTCAATTCCAATCCGGCGACCATCATGACCGACGCGCAAACGGCTGATGCGACCTATATTGAGCCTGTGGAGTGGCAAACAGTAGCGCGCATCATCGAAATGGAGCGCCCGGATGCCATTTTGCCGACGATGGGTGGCCAGACTGCTCTGAATTGTGCGCTGGATCTGCACCGTGAAGGTATTCTGGAAAAGTTCGGAGTGCGCCTGATCGGGGCCTCGGTAGAAGCCATTCGCGAAGCCGAGGATCGGGGGCTGTTCAAAAAAGCCATGCAGGAAATTGGTCTGGAAGTGGCGCGTTCGGCTTTTGGGCACGATATGGACGGAGCCCGCCAAATTGCCGAAGATATTGGTTTTCCGGTCATTATTCGACCTTCGTTCACTCTCGGCGGCACGGGTGGCGGCATTGCCTACAATCGCGAGGAGTTTGAGGATATTGCCTCGCGGGGTCTGGAGGCCAGCCCTACCCACGAAATTCTTATTGAAGAATCCATAATTGGCTGGAAAGAATTTGAAATGGAGGTGGTCCGGGATCAAGCAGATAATTGTATTATTGTCTGCTCTATCGAAAACATGGATCCCATGGGGATTCATACCGGTGACTCTATTACCGTAGCCCCCGCCCAGACCCTGACTGACCGTGAATATCAGCGCATGCGTGACGCCTCCATAGCTGTCCTGCGCCGCATTGGCGTGGACACCGGCGGTTCCAATGTCCAGTTTGCGGTGAATCCGGTGGATGGTCGCCTGATTATCATCGAAATGAATCCGCGCGTTTCCCGCTCCTCCGCCCTGGCATCCAAGGCTACCGGCTTCCCCATTGCCAAAATTGCGGCCAAGCTGGCCCTGGGATACACCCTGGACGAATTGCGCAATGATATCACCCAGGCCACTCCTGCCAGTTTTGAACCGACCATCGACTATGTAGTCACCAAAATACCCCGCTTTGCTTTCGAAAAATTCCCGGAAGCCGACGCGCACCTGACCACCCAGATGAAATCTGTGGGGGAAGTGATGGCCATTGGCCGGAGTTTTCAGGAATCCCTGCAAAAAGCCCTGCGCGGCCTCGAAACCGGGGTCGATGGACTGGATGAAAAACTGCCGGGCAATGATCCAGAGACCTTGCAGAAGCTCGAGCAGGAGCTGCGCATAGCCGGTCCGGATCGCCTCTGGTACCTGGCCGACGCCATCCGCCGGGGCTGGGATCAGGACAAAATCCAGCAGATCACACATATAGATCCCTGGTTTCTTGAACAGATTATTGAGCTGGTGCAACAGGAAGAAAAACTGCGTGGAATGCCTCTGGCGAGCCTCGATGCACCCCACTTGCGGGCACTCAAGGCCATGGGTTTTTCGGATCGTCGCCTGGCCCGACTACTGGGCTGCCGTGAATCCCAAATGCGCGAACAGCGCCACAAACTGGGCATTCGCCCCGTTTACAAGCGCGTAGATACCTGTGCGGCAGAATTTCATTCGCCAACGCCCTATCTTTACTCCACTTATGAAATGGAATGTGAGGCGGAGCCTGGAAGCAAACCCAAAATCATGATTTTGGGCGGTGGTCCCAATCGCATTGGTCAGGGTATTGAGTTTGACTACTGTTGCGTCCATGCCAGCATGGCACTCCATGCCGATGGTTTTGAAACCATTATGGTCAACTGCAATCCGGAAACCGTGTCTACCGATTATGACACTTCCGATCGCCTTTATTTTGAGCCCCTGACCCTGGAAGACGTGCTGGAAATTGTCGCAGTGGAAAAACCTCAGGGCGTCATTGTTCAGTTTGGCGGCCAGACCCCTCTCAAACTGGCCAACGATCTTGAAGCAGCCGGCGTACCCATCATCGGTACGACTCCGGATTCCATTGATCTGGCTGAAGATCGCGAACGCTTTCAGCAACTGCTGCAGCGCCTGGGTCTCCGCCAGCCGGAAAACGCCATTGCCCGCAGCGCCCCGGAAGCATTGAGCAAAGCCAGGGAACTGGGTTATCCGCTGGTTGTTCGTCCCTCCTATGTACTGGGTGGCCGGGCCATGCGTATTGTTTACGCTGAAGCAGACCTGCAGCGTTACATGGAAGAAGCCGTCCGTATTTCCAACGATCAGCCCATTCTCCTGGACCGCTTTCTCAATGATGCTCTGGAAGTGGACATCGATGCCGTTGCCGACCAGGATGGCCAGGTCATTGTTGCAGGGATCATGGAACATATTGAGCAGGCTGGCGTTCATAGCGGCGACTCGGCCTGCTGTTTGCCGCCCTACTCTCTCCCTGAAAACATCCAGATTGAATTGCGGCGGCAAACCGTGGAACTGGCTCTGGCTTTGGGTGTGGTTGGCCTCATGAACTGCCAGTTTGCCGTGCAGGAAGACCGGATTTACGTCCTTGAAGTTAATCCCCGCGCATCCCGGACCGTGCCATTTGTCTCGAAGGCCACGGGCTGGCAACTGGCTAAAATTGCCTCACGCTGCATGACCGGCCAGAGCCTGAAAACCCAAGGCATACCCGAAATCCCCAATCCTCCGCATTTCAGCGTCAAGGAAGCCGTATTTCCTTTCATCAAATTCCCGGGCGTCGATATTTTGCTAGGGCCCGAAATGAAATCTACCGGCGAGGTCATGGGCATCGGGGCCAGCTTTGGTGAGGCTTTTCTCAAGGCGCAAATGGGTGCCGGTGAGCATTTTCCATCCTCCGGAACCGTATTTATCAGCGTCCGCGATGCCGACAAAGTCAAACTCACCCCTGCTGCTCGCACCTTGGCCCACCTGGGTTTTCAACTGATCGCCACCAAAGGGACGGCCGAACACCTCCGCCAGCAGGGTCTGGAAGTAAGCACAGTCAACAAGGTGACCGAAGGTCGGCCGCACATTGTAGATGCCATCAAAAATGGTAAAGTACAAATCATCATTAATACCGTGGATGAGCGTCAGTCTGTGCGTGATTCCTTCAGTATCCGCCGGGCTGCCTTACAAATGGGCCTGACCTATTACACCACTCTGGCAGGTGCCATTGCGGGGGCGGAAGCTATTCGTGCCCTGATGCGGGAAGAGCGCAGTGTTCTTCGTCTCCAGGATTTGCAACAAAACTAA